The Daucus carota subsp. sativus chromosome 7, DH1 v3.0, whole genome shotgun sequence genome window below encodes:
- the LOC108196076 gene encoding peroxisomal membrane protein PEX14, translating to MATQSAPPSNFSDQNPVSEVAKPASEVHQDAKDISPPSVFVNSEPIREDQVQNAVKFLSHPKVKGSPVMYRRSFLERKGLTKEEIDEAFRRVPDPTPTVSTGQPAEDGQLNSSKMQQQSPTQAIQPASNTPIGTVSKGGTSALYHLGWQQALLAVGLLAISGAGTALVFKKAIVPRLKSWIRKVVSEEDEDLANKTNSKPSLAEEAAAAAKSAAAAAADVARASQDMLISKNGEKQYFEELMSLLGVQVQEMKSMSNAIRNLEGKTSISGQEDHGFSLNNSKPPYANGKSDFTPSSARPVSPPASVEPSGAPPHPKSYMEIMAMVQRGERPSNIRDVNDLPPNPNQPVPTPSLAPRPKPWEVGQVQNSSNQALQSQDNGFTQMNGNNSAPWWQQKQSNNVRINDIESVDEYSAGSSGAQTIDRPIQRSWVPPQPPPVAMAEAAAAIRQPKKSTFQSEPLTDDQFLARSSELTNELQRVTKISESGGITEANGESYVPNTEIQTEESNSYVEA from the exons TTTCAGAGGTTGCAAAACCAGCATCCGAGGTCCATCAAGATGCCAAGGATATTTCTCCACCTTCTGTGTTTGTGAACTCTGAACCAATTCGTGAGGATCAAGTGCAGAATGCTGTCAAATTTCTTTCACATCCAAAAGTTAAGGGATCTCCTGTCATGTACAGGCGTTCCTTCCTTGAAAGGAAGGGCCTTACGAAGGAGGAGATAGATGAAGCCTTTCGTCGTGTGCCT GATCCAACCCCAACCGTTTCAACGGGTCAGCCAGCTGAAG ATGGGCAGTTGAACTCATCAAAAATGCAACAGCAAAGCCCAACTCAAGCTATACAACCTGCATCAAATACTCCTATTGGTACCGTCTCTAAAGGAGGGACCTCAGCACTATATCACCTCGGATGGCAACAAGCTCTTCTTGCTGTAGGTTTACTGGCGATATCAGGTGCTGGAACAGCTCTAGTCTTTAAG aaaGCTATTGTTCCAAGGCTAAAGTCTTGGATTCGCAAGGTTGTGTCAGAAGAAGATGAGGATCTTGCGAATAAAACAAATTCAAAACCGAGCTTGGCAGAAGAAGCTGCTGCTGCTGCCAAATCTGCGGCGGCCGCCGCCGCTGACGTGGCACGGGCTAGTCAGGACATGTTGATCTCAAAAAATGGAG AGAAGCAATACTTTGAGGAACTTATGAGTCTGCTAGGAGTGCAAGTTCAGGAAATGAAATCAATGAGTAATGCTATAAGAAATTTGGAAG GAAAAACTAGTATTTCTGGGCAAGAAGATCACGGATTCTCTCTCAATAATTCAAAG CCACCATATGCAAACGGCAAGTCAGACTTCACTCCGAGCTCAG CAAGACCTGTGTCTCCGCCTGCATCTGTGGAACCATCTGGCGCACCACCTCACCCAAAGTCCTATATGGAG ATCATGGCTATGGTTCAAAGAGGAGAAAGACCTTCTAATATCAGA GACGTCAATGATCTTCCACCAAATCCGAATCAGCCAGTACCAACTCCTAGTTTAGCACCGAGACCAAAG CCATGGGAAGTTGGGCAGGTGCAGAACAGTTCAAACCAAGCTCTTCAATCTCAAGATAATGGATTTACTCAGATGAATGGGAACAATTCAGCACCCTGGTGGCaacaaaaacaatcaaacaatgtGAGAATTAATGATATAGAATCTGTAGATGAATATAGTGCTGGATCTTCTGGTGCACAAACTATTGATCGACCCATTCAGCGCTCTTGGGTTCCTCCTCAGCCTCCTCCAGTTGCGATGGCAGAAGCGGCAGCAGCAATCAGACAGCCAAAAAAATCCACATTTCAGAGTGAACCATTAACCGACGATCAGTTTCTTGCTCGTTCTTCAGAACTGACGAATGAATTGCAGAGGGTCACAAAAATATCTGAATCAGGAGGCATAACAGAGGCCAATGGTGAGAGCTATGTGCCGAATACAGAAATACAAACAGAAGAAAGCAACTCTTACGTCGAGGCCTAA